The genomic DNA ttgtaatgaaaaaattcaaaaactagCGCCTCGGTGTTCCGCtaccgtgggaaattcgggataaaaagtgccctatgtgttatttctagttatattctacccgtgtaccaaatttcataacaatcggtccagtagattttgcgtgaaagagtaacatacaaactttcacatttataatattagtagcatttatttaaaaatatatagcaaaattaaaaaaatatatataaatggtgGATTTAACGCCATATTGCATTTTGCCAGTCAAAAGATAGAGATAGCTAgatagaaagagagagatattGTGGTGGTGGCACACAATTTTATCTCGATCGACTTCTGTGGGCGGTGGTATAAAGTATAAGTTTGGTCTGTTTTTGTTTACTCTGTCAACTGGCCCCACGGGTCTAGGTTAAGCGGGGTCAGTCCACCGGCGGAATACTCctttatattatcaatattccCCAAGTACATCACAATAACTACGCTATCAGTTTTCAGAGCTAAGATCGCTCGGGAGTTTGAAGCCATCACTAACTCAAACTAAGTTATAACTTAGCGCCATTGGGTTAATGACCTCTTTGATAGACAAGCAATATTATACTATGCCTCTGAACATTTATGCAGATAAAGATACAGTATCGCGTCTTTATGCCTGACGGGGTACACAGAGTTAGCATATGCGAAACTCGAAGTTTTgctttaataaattgttgcGCCGACTTCCAtgttttgggataaaaagtatcctacatttattttgtatccgtataccaaatttctataattatacTACGTTTGtacgtgtatttttttatctgaatAGTTTTGAGTAGCAGAttacacaaaaatgttttactaaaaatttattaattactaaatatttctgataaaatggaaaatcaagcaaaaaatatactttttataaatgatagtgatattttaaattaatgacgTCAAATTCTCGATTATCGTGATTGGATTCTCGTGACAAAATTCTTtgattctaaaaaaatagctaAATTACTAACATGTGAAATGCAATAAGAATAAAAGGcctttttaatgtatgtatgtacttctACCAAAAGACCGTTACGTGTACACTGACATTTATAACTATTCTATATAGCTTAGATATTGAAGCTGTCGATATGGCTACCGACCACTTCCTGTTGCATGCAGTTGCCACTTCCGGCGTGGGAAATGGCGGTAATGTGTTTATGTTGGATACGTGCGGGGACAGATATAGCTCCCGTGTGTATTCCGTAGCTTAGTTCAGTGGAGAATCCCACTTTTTTAAGAGGTTATAAACTattatcccaactaatattataaacgtgaaagtaagtttgttaccacttcacgctatatctaatcaaccaatcttcttgaaatttcaaagTAGAGTTCGCAAAaggacataggttacttttcgTTCtgggaaaaaaaattttttcgtgggaaattcacgagGGTGAAGCCGCAGTTGAAagctagttaataaataaagtagtataaaagagaagaaaaaaaactttaattggGCTTTTTGAAGATaatgacaaattaatattccCAGTCACTTTTGTGAcaaatgtttatctatctcTAATAGTTCAGTTGTTTACCCTAAATCCTCCTCCAATACAGAAGCTACTTGTATATCACAATCGAACTGTCACCCAAACTCGAACTAATTTGCGTATCGTGAATACAATAAGGTCTTATCGACCTTAATTTCGCCATCAAAAAGCCATTTTCAAATGTCGGCACCAACCTTCGTCTTCCAAGGGATCGGAGACGTCAATCGGGTGACGAAATTCCGGGGAAAACCGGACGAAATGTCGCGcgaaatttactttatattgtaaatactgGCAgttcctattttataaaccaataaaataaaaagactaattttaaagtttattcgAAATTCGAATCGCATTCAGTTTTAACAGCGgactcgaaataaaataaaaaattaaaatttcgatAGATTTAATTCGAGAATCGTGCAGTTggattaaaaaagtaaaagataATACGAggaacaattaataataataaaatatataaactttagTGTAAGTATAAACCCTGCTTTAATATTTGCACTATTTTAATAGtgcaaatattattagtgCTGCTAATAATATTTGCACTATTAAAATACGTATGCATACATACGTATCTGGCAATAAGCAAGTagtatcaaattatatttatgattcaACTTTTAAGACCAGATTAGtgcaacaaacaaaaatactggCTACTTGAATTAACACTGTTCTcttgaaaacataaattttctGCAATGAAATATTCAGCCGTTTCTCAATCTCATTGACAAGAGCGGgggtttattaaaaattcaatataaaagTTTGAGATCTGCTGGTATTAGGTATCAGCGCGACGAGTGACGTTGAGATTTGGATCGAATATTATGAGGGTGGAAAGAATGTTTGTAGCaatgaaaaaatttatttctctatGCAAAGGATGATTTTAGCACCTCCTGATCCACAGCACAGCCTGACTAGCCTCATAGATAACTAGATCACTGACAGACTGACCTAGGGTTTATGCCAAGGCTACgtttttgtttgtgaaatcTGGGCTGAGCGTTGCGTAATAATCACTATTTACCATAAAAGTTTCCGCGCACTCAGATTATTGTCTCAAAGCCTTGAGACTCTCCTTACTATCTGATTAAAGCGGCACACGTGTCGTTATTGGGCTTGTCAATAATATACTAAAGTAATACTGACCTTGACACAGCGGCCTTCTGTGTTTCTCGCAGGAATCTTAATCCTCACTATACACAGTGTAGCTTTATAAGGAGCTCTGTACAGCACTAAACTGTCGCGTTGACGAAGTCGAAAACGGTGACCACCAAAAtctattaagtaaattaagaCCACAACGTAGTATAGagaactataatactttctactaaaattctttatctagtgtggcataatctgttaagacatttttttatttttaataaaatattttttatgtcctaaaaatgataaacaaaGCTCTATGACCTCATATAGGCCATAGAgctttgtttattgttttttattttttgtcataatataacCAACTTGTTTATCACTTCCAAGATATTTCTACTCaaacatatttgtattattcatGAAACCGCatgcttttattaaaaatacaacaagaAGAACGACtacatgaaaattttaaaaagttttaaaaagcaTATAGTAAATGCAGCGTGTTCTTGttagttttatgttattttttaataaaatcttatgaaGTTTTGAGACAGAACCGGCCAGAATATATTGTGTTCTGTAGGATATTTCCACTTGcaacattaaaaacaatgttgaAGCCATTGAGCTTTGGCAAGAAAATGTTTAGTATCCGATAGAGTGTTCGTATATTTGCTGTCGTCACGCATATATGAAGAACATTAAccattaattaagtattaatttgTAGTCTGTCTCTCTCACTTTCACTCGTCTGACAGTTTTCTCGGTTGTTTCATCAGTCATAGAGCGTGGGACCCAGCTTTTCTACTTCGCGTGGTTTTCGACATCATTGTCAGATCaatggcacgcatatcatccttgacgacatcaagctaGAATTTATTGGATATGtcttttagataaataaaaggtaGATACCTAtctaaaagcatttatttcatGCTTCAAACACATATAGGgattaagaaattaattaggtaGACAAAATAAGAATagcgtaaataataataataagtacatatcaagttcttgccactgaatcgagaggtcccgggttcgatccccggtcgggtcatgatggaaaatgatctttttctgattggcccgggtcttggacgtttatatatatatgtatttattgtaaaatatagtaacgttgagttagtatcccataacacaagtctcgaacttactttggggctatctcaatctgtgtgatatgtcccaatatatatatatttaatatgttacTGTAATGAACCCTATTACGTaagtatgtgtgtttgtatacTTGTATTTAAACAAAGAGTGTTCTTAATGATACCAGTTTAATGGAGGCGAAGATAATTGGCCGCTTCGTTTGGCGAGCGTCCTAATGTTGTGGGCAGTGGAGCCTAAAGGATCTTTTTTCTCAGGGTGGGTTGCAttagttaactttgacgttgactttgacctgcgcgccgctgacgacTTAAGATGACATCTGTGTATGGACTTTTGTCTGaagtaaataagatttttaaaattttatttattttatttcaatgctATAAGTAATGTTGCCAGCCTTCGAGGCACGCTACCTCAAGACAACgaacaacaaaaaattgtgGAGGAGAAACAAACACCTACCCTGGTATAACAGAAGAATATATACATCTATCTCAAAGTTATCAATTACAAAaagcaattaattaaaaaaagccTTACTTAATCTTAAAACCGTCGCCACTTTAATTGGACAAGGCGTTGCGTTCTTGTGACAATTAATTCCAGTGTTATCTAGCGCCTTGTTAGTCAGCACTGCACGTACACTGTCAGGCATTGTGAAGGAATcctttttctatttatctgtttagtcccactgctgggcaaaagtgAAGTGGTTGAAAACCTTTAAACAATCtatgtaacaataatatctttaaataattgtctaatatctttaaataattatttaaaatatatgattttattagttacttttgctcgcggctttttcaaatttctaacGGAAACAGTGATTTTACCGGGTTGAAAAGTAccgtatgtccttctccatactcaaAACTAAGCAAAtctaattattgaaaaattatcGTCCTATCTATGCTATCTTTAAGTTTCTAGGATGGGAATACCATTACACACATCATATAACTTTACGACTTCAAAATAGCAAATTCGTTTTTCTATAAAGCGATTATCAAATGGGAATAAAAATCTCTCTTCTTTGACtctataagtaaaatttatttatagaaacttTTAGAAGCTGTATCTGGAGAGTGTTGAAATTTGCCACTTTTTCTACCGCGTCGTGTAgatgatatacatacatacatcacaCCCGTTGTCCTCTGTTTACCAAGCTTTGTAATGGCATCGTTCATTTGTACTGAAGTACCCTTTTATCGTCTGGAGTTTTCTTACTAGTTACTTATATATCTACTATGAATCAGTAACTAATATAGCAGGTTGAAAGCAGCTTTTGTCTATGGTCTCGCCCCGCGTTTATTCcgtgttcttattatttagtatatctaagcaacgtatcgcgatgaaacttatgccagattttaagttagtcCATCCGCTTTATAACcctgaaaaccgcatcaaatttcatctagTAGTTATTGCGCGATGCGCGAACAAAGACAGCCATACAAATCTCACTCGTTTCCTTTATTCATCACTCTCGGTTATGGGTgctcttaataaaaaaatataagttaaaattaataaagttactAAGCATAAATAATTCCCATAGTCCTACCagaaaactttatttcaattaacgTAAGTAGTTCAACTTAGCCGtgaaagtatgaaattaaGAGGGAAGTTAAGTAAGGAAGACGGATTGGCTCACGTGTGCGGAAATCATCCTAATTCCTTCAGTGATTATCTCCTTAGGATGACGTTAGGATAAGGTGGGATTCTTGCGAGGATATGCGCGTCTGTTCGCGTAATTGTTTCGTATGGAGAACTAATTATGGACTTAGTTAGCTAAATGCCTGTAAATACGCGGAAATAACTGAGTTTTGGAAACGGATTATCTGTCTTTATCGCTTAATGGGCAGACCGAACAGAGAGTTGTGAGACTTGAAGATCATATTTAGCTATATCCAAAATGGATAGCGCTGTGTTGTCATTTTGGAGCAAattgcatataaaaaaataaaaataaaataaaattcatttatttcggaCAACAAAGATCCATATACACGActttataacaattacataaaaataaatacaatctaatacaaatgaaaattaaataaccataataattaaaagtaacacatacagtaaaataataaaacataatttggaataaaataaaataaaaatgtcaaataattaaaagtttaggATGTCAATACCTCCTCAGCGGCATAGACACCGCGACATGTCTTTCACAGCAACACCGGGTGTATGGACAATCCAGTCGGTCGGCTATCATGTTCAAAATGACATTGGAGCTGGTCCGTACTCTGCGCACCAGGGACGCACTTCGCTTACGCATGGCTGCATGAAAACAGTCTGTTCGCGCCTCCGCAAACATACCCGAAGCGCTACAGAATCGGGGCAGCCCCAATATCACTCTGAACGCGTTATTGTAAAGGACGCGGAGGTCATTGTAACTCCTTTTAGTATAGTCAGCCCACAGGCTGCAGGTATACAACGACGTACAGTAAGCCCTGAACAGCGCAATTTTGACCTGCCGTGAACATCGTGCAAACCTGCGGGCAATCATGTTGGCTCTGATTGACAATGCCCTCCGCTCCCTGTCAATGTCGGCATTATCCTTAAGGTCGGCAGCTATAATATGacctaagtatttaaattgagAAACCCACTGCAGAGGCGTACCACTTATTCTTACCGGTGGTACATCCCTGGGACAATTAGTACCCGCCCTAAAGACCATACATTGACTTTTCTTAACGTTATACAAAAGTCCGTGGCCACACGCGTACTTCTCGCAAATTTCAACGAGCTTTCTCAGACCGCAGACCGACGCGCTCAACAGCGCCATGTCGTCCGCATAACTTAAATTGTTGACGCAAACTCCATCAACGTGACAGCCAACATGTTGGCTACTGAGCTCGATGATCAactcattaatatataaattgaagagGGTAGGAGATGTTAATCCGCCCTGTCTCACGCCGCAAGCTAACCCATATGAGTCCGACACTGCACCCGCCCAACGCACGCTATTTGTTTGATGAGCGTACCAGTACTGAAACATGTTTACAAATTCAAGTGGTAATTTTACGCTCCTTAACTTACTCCACAGTAAGTCATATCGAACTAAGTCAAAAGCCTGTGACAGGTCGAGAAAGCAGCCGTACACAGGAGTTTTGCGGTCAGTATAATATTTGACGGTATGCTTAAGACACAGTATGGCACTCTCAGTCGACAATCGGGGTCGAAATCCAAATTGATTGTCATGAAGCACAATGTATTTGTCCAGCAGTGTATTAAGCAATCCGTCAAATACCTTGGCTATAATGGTAGCAAGGGATATGGGCCTATAGTTACTTTTATCCGTGAGATCTcccgttttatttttcactatagGTACTACCACCGTTTTCATGAAATCCCCCGGCAAGTAGGAATGGCTCACGCACAGAGAGTAGAACATAGCTAATACCCTATTAATATGAGGTCCGGCAAACAGCAAGTGCTCAATGCTGAGACCGTCATGACCCGGAGACTTTCCTTTAGAGATGAGTTTTATGACTTTGGCAACGTCTTTCGCAAGAAATGACGCCCCCACCTTTTTACTACCTAAGTCAGCACTGAGCACCTCCCGCGGCGGACCAAGCGGTGAATGAACAGAAAAGTGATCCTTAAACACATTGGCAATGTCCTTTGGATCACTGCAACCAGCGACGCTCACGGGAAGGCCAGGTCGTACATTGAATTTACTGGTGTCGCTCCAGAAGCTACGAAAGTCGCCCTTGGAATATTTTTCCGCTAGGGATTCCATTTTCAATCGGTCCTGATTTTCTTGACACCATTTTAACCTTCccttaaaaatttgtttact from Plodia interpunctella isolate USDA-ARS_2022_Savannah chromosome 21, ilPloInte3.2, whole genome shotgun sequence includes the following:
- the LOC128679476 gene encoding uncharacterized protein LOC128679476 → MFQYWYAHQTNSVRWAGAVSDSYGLACGVRQGGLTSPTLFNLYINELIIELSSQHVGCHVDGVCVNNLSYADDMALLSASVCGLRKLVEICEKYACGHGLLYNVKKSQCMVFRAGTNCPRDVPPVRISGTPLQWVSQFKYLGHIIAADLKDNADIDRERRALSIRANMIARRFARCSRQVKIALFRAYCTSLYTCSLWADYTKRSYNDLRVLYNNAFRVILGLPRFCSASGMFAEARTDCFHAAMRKRSASLVRRVRTSSNVILNMIADRLDCPYTRCCCERHVAVSMPLRRY